From a region of the Myroides sp. JBRI-B21084 genome:
- a CDS encoding TonB-dependent receptor plug domain-containing protein, with protein sequence MYKKTFFLIATCFLVFAANAQNTSTQLDEIIIEKNKISTLSKSQKLIVLNDSLINHSVGTFTDFLQKNTTIYFKENGYGMVSSPAFRGTTAQQTSVLWNGVKINSALLGQSDFNATAFKNFDNIVIKPGGGSVLYGSGAVGGTIHLNNELHFTQKLKNELQFNYGSFNTKGLHYKATTGTTNWAFNVHFGFNKSANDFEWIGKNRKNLNGAYYNTNFGFETAYKINKKNTFTFYSSTYNDDRHFALVTPFQTKTKYQNNNYRNLLKWNFKNENFLNIFSAASIYESYLFYDKLPSESNSGGKASTFLIKNESYYNATNSLKFSSKLEYQQTKGNGKNSNLPYANQHIFATSLLGSYQISNCFGFETGLKTEFTNAYSNPFLYSGGIYFNSKNYQLKINTSKNYRIPTFNDLYWQPGGNLNLKPETSFQIDINQNFNYKAITFNASTYYISLKDMIRWIPTASGFWEANNTDAVTIKGAEFYFNIQKKWLHNYLQFSGNYAHNQSTNKKTNTQLTYTPKNKFSTQVLYGYKNFSVSPSFMFVGKIYTTTSNSQESALASYGIVDIDFQQKIPTKKLSLYINLKLKNVTNTTYTTMPEQQMPGRNFNIQIVTKF encoded by the coding sequence ATGTATAAAAAAACTTTTTTTTTAATAGCAACTTGTTTTTTGGTTTTTGCGGCAAACGCACAAAACACTTCTACACAATTAGATGAAATAATAATTGAAAAAAACAAGATTTCAACCTTATCAAAATCACAAAAATTAATAGTTTTAAACGATTCATTAATCAACCATAGTGTAGGTACATTTACAGATTTTCTTCAAAAAAATACAACTATTTACTTTAAAGAAAACGGTTATGGTATGGTAAGTTCGCCTGCGTTTAGAGGTACAACGGCGCAACAAACAAGTGTTTTATGGAATGGTGTAAAAATAAATTCTGCCTTATTAGGTCAATCTGATTTTAACGCAACTGCTTTTAAAAATTTTGACAATATTGTTATAAAACCAGGCGGAGGTAGCGTTTTGTATGGAAGTGGCGCTGTTGGTGGAACCATACATTTAAATAATGAACTGCATTTTACCCAAAAATTAAAAAACGAACTACAATTTAATTACGGTAGTTTTAATACCAAAGGCTTACATTACAAAGCAACTACTGGTACAACCAATTGGGCATTTAACGTACATTTTGGTTTTAATAAAAGTGCCAATGATTTTGAATGGATTGGAAAAAACAGAAAAAATTTAAACGGTGCTTATTACAATACAAATTTTGGTTTTGAAACAGCTTACAAAATAAACAAAAAAAACACTTTTACTTTTTACAGTTCAACTTATAACGATGACAGACACTTTGCGCTTGTTACGCCTTTTCAAACCAAAACTAAATACCAAAACAATAACTACCGTAATTTGTTAAAATGGAATTTTAAGAACGAAAATTTTTTAAATATTTTTAGCGCTGCAAGTATATACGAAAGTTATTTATTTTACGACAAATTGCCAAGCGAAAGCAACTCTGGCGGCAAAGCATCAACTTTTTTGATAAAAAACGAAAGTTATTATAATGCTACAAACTCTTTGAAATTTTCTAGTAAATTAGAATACCAACAAACAAAAGGCAACGGCAAAAACAGTAATTTACCTTATGCAAATCAGCACATATTTGCAACTAGCTTATTAGGTAGTTACCAAATTAGCAATTGTTTTGGTTTTGAAACTGGTTTAAAAACTGAATTTACAAATGCGTATAGTAACCCATTTTTGTATTCGGGTGGCATATATTTTAATTCAAAAAACTATCAATTAAAAATAAATACTTCAAAAAACTATCGCATACCAACTTTTAATGATTTGTACTGGCAACCTGGCGGAAATTTAAATTTAAAACCTGAAACCAGCTTTCAAATAGATATCAATCAAAATTTTAATTACAAGGCAATTACTTTTAATGCATCAACTTATTATATCTCTTTAAAAGATATGATACGTTGGATACCAACTGCTTCTGGCTTTTGGGAAGCTAACAATACCGATGCTGTAACCATTAAAGGTGCTGAGTTTTATTTTAATATTCAAAAAAAATGGTTGCATAACTATTTACAATTTAGCGGTAATTATGCTCATAATCAATCTACAAACAAAAAAACAAATACACAATTAACTTATACACCTAAAAACAAATTTAGCACACAGGTTTTGTATGGTTATAAAAATTTTAGTGTAAGTCCGTCTTTTATGTTTGTTGGTAAAATTTATACCACAACATCAAACTCACAAGAAAGTGCATTGGCATCATATGGAATTGTTGATATTGATTTTCAACAAAAAATACCAACAAAAAAACTTTCGTTATACATTAATTTAAAATTAAAAAACGTAACAAATACAACCTATACAACAATGCCTGAGCAACAAATGCCAGGTCGTAATTTTAACATTCAAATAGTAACAAAATTCTAA
- a CDS encoding YncE family protein, whose translation MKKILFSVLAGAFFFSCSNTNDDLPVNTDEKYLDGIFVSNEGNFTKGNATSSFINGNLSTITNDIFKLSNGRSLGDVSQHMVVTDKYVFIIMNNSNTIEVVNKKTFKLVYTITQNVSSPRFATVKNNKLYVTSLFNAEVNVYNTDTFAFIKTINLNHTAEQIVATDNYIYAANGFYSGGTTLEVINPETDTNTTDVNINQAINNIATNGQNVFVLSANDTTSSISIVSNNSVLTTKVLNQPIARNLVSYTNYLYYTAGTGVYKINNDLTTESSKLFNVADGDEYSIFYGFNVINGSIFTADAKGFADNSKIVIYKENGTIINEFNAGIGTNGFYKF comes from the coding sequence ATGAAAAAAATTTTATTTTCAGTACTTGCTGGAGCCTTCTTTTTTAGCTGCAGCAATACAAATGATGATTTACCTGTAAATACCGATGAAAAATATTTAGATGGTATTTTTGTATCAAACGAAGGAAATTTCACAAAAGGTAATGCTACATCTTCTTTTATAAATGGTAATTTATCAACAATTACAAACGATATTTTTAAACTATCAAACGGGCGTTCATTAGGCGATGTTTCACAACATATGGTTGTTACAGATAAATATGTTTTTATAATTATGAACAACTCTAACACTATTGAAGTTGTTAATAAAAAAACATTTAAATTAGTGTACACTATTACCCAAAATGTAAGTTCGCCAAGATTTGCAACTGTAAAAAATAACAAATTATATGTTACAAGTCTATTTAATGCCGAAGTTAACGTTTACAATACAGATACATTTGCTTTTATTAAAACTATAAATTTAAACCATACTGCTGAACAAATTGTTGCTACAGATAACTATATATATGCAGCTAATGGATTTTATAGTGGTGGCACTACTTTAGAAGTCATTAACCCTGAAACTGATACGAACACCACCGATGTAAACATTAACCAAGCAATTAACAACATAGCAACAAACGGTCAAAATGTATTTGTTTTAAGCGCTAACGATACTACATCAAGCATTTCAATAGTTAGTAACAATTCTGTTTTAACTACAAAAGTTTTAAATCAACCAATTGCGCGTAATTTAGTATCTTATACTAATTATCTTTATTATACAGCTGGTACAGGAGTTTATAAAATTAACAACGACTTAACCACCGAAAGCAGTAAATTATTTAATGTTGCCGATGGAGACGAATATTCTATTTTTTATGGATTTAATGTAATAAACGGATCGATTTTTACAGCAGATGCTAAAGGTTTTGCCGATAATTCAAAAATTGTAATTTATAAAGAAAACGGTACAATTATAAATGAGTTTAATGCTGGAATTGGCACTAACGGTTTTTATAAATTTTAA
- a CDS encoding 1,4-dihydroxy-2-naphthoyl-CoA synthase, with protein sequence MSTINWQTAIQFDDITYKKCNGVARIAFNRPEVRNAFRPKTTSELLKAFHDAHEDTSIGVILLSSEGPSPKDGVYSFCSGGDQKARGYQGYVGEDGYHRLNILEVQRLIRFTPKAVIAVVNGWAVGGGHSLHVVCDLTLASKEHAIFKQTDADVTSFDGGYGSAYLAKMVGQKKAREIFFLGRNYSAQDAYEMGMVNAVIPHDELEQTAYDWAQEILEKSPISIKMLKFAMNLTDDGMVGQQVFAGEATRLAYMSDEAIEGRNAFLEKRKPNFEKKYIP encoded by the coding sequence ATGAGTACAATAAATTGGCAAACCGCTATTCAGTTTGATGATATAACTTATAAAAAGTGTAATGGAGTAGCACGTATTGCGTTTAATAGACCAGAAGTACGCAATGCATTTCGCCCTAAAACTACATCAGAATTATTAAAAGCTTTTCACGATGCGCATGAGGATACATCTATTGGTGTAATTCTTTTATCATCTGAAGGTCCTTCGCCTAAAGACGGTGTTTATTCTTTTTGCAGTGGTGGTGATCAAAAAGCACGTGGTTACCAAGGTTACGTTGGTGAAGATGGATACCACCGTTTAAATATTTTAGAAGTACAGCGTTTAATTAGGTTTACACCAAAAGCAGTTATAGCAGTTGTAAATGGCTGGGCAGTAGGCGGTGGGCATTCGTTGCATGTTGTGTGCGATTTAACTTTAGCAAGTAAAGAACATGCCATTTTTAAACAAACCGATGCCGATGTTACAAGTTTTGATGGTGGATACGGTTCTGCTTATTTGGCTAAAATGGTTGGACAAAAAAAGGCACGTGAAATTTTCTTTTTAGGTAGAAATTATTCAGCGCAAGATGCATACGAAATGGGTATGGTAAACGCTGTAATTCCTCATGATGAATTAGAGCAAACAGCTTATGATTGGGCTCAAGAAATATTAGAAAAATCGCCTATATCTATAAAAATGCTAAAGTTTGCAATGAACTTAACCGATGATGGTATGGTAGGGCAGCAGGTTTTTGCTGGTGAAGCTACTCGTTTAGCTTATATGAGTGACGAAGCTATTGAAGGTAGAAATGCCTTTTTAGAAAAACGTAAACCAAATTTCGAGAAAAAATACATTCCATAA